The Asterias rubens unplaced genomic scaffold, eAstRub1.3, whole genome shotgun sequence DNA segment cGATGAGCTATCTGGGTCACgcaaaaaataattgaaaaacgattacacattttgcatgacatcgattaaaacaaattaataaaacgctcactgatcAATCAACTCCAAACGGGAGAGTGATTAGATTTATTCTCGTTAAACGTGACATTTCactcagaaatatttcaagggatgttttctaccatcaacaTTATTAAACCGTGTAATTCGTATATATAAATTTGTGATCTAAAGGGATTTTGTATTACcaaatctgtaatgttcctttgacAGTTTCtaccattttaaaggcagtggacactttcggtaattactcaaaaaaagattattagggtaagcataaaaccttacttggtaaggagtaatggggagaggttgatagtataaaacattgtgaaaaacagctccctctgaagtgacgtagttttcgaaaaaaaaggtaattttcgacgaattttatttcgagacctcagatttagaatttgaggtctcgaaatcaagcatctgaaagcacacaactctgtgtgacaaagatgttttttcttccattattgtcgcgcaacttcgacaaccaattgagctcaaattttctcaagtttgttatgttatgcatgttgagataggctagtctttgacaattaccaatagtgtccactgtctttaaaacgaTGCCCTAAATCAAAAGAGCATTCGAAGGTCTTAGATCATCAGCTTTAGCTTCCGACCACTCTGTCCAACAATCCAAGTTTGGTAAATCCTCCTCTCCCGTCGCCAGCTCACACACCCCTCTCACAGAACTCGTGACGCTCGCCTGACGCTCGCCTTCAAGACAGCTAACGTCCGCCTCGACGTCCACCTCACGCTCTATTATCTGTAGCCCCATATTTAGCGCCCTCCAGCGGCGTATCAATCTTAGACACGTGTTTTTGCCTTCGAAGATGACAATGCCGAGCGAGACGTAACTGAGTGTTGAATACACGGGGAGGAGTATCTGGGATGCGAGGGAGTCGGGGTCCAGACCGGAGGAAGCGTTTGATGAATTGACTGCCGTCCACCCGATGTATAACGCGGTACCAGCCAGCAGGAAGATGGACAGACAGAAGACTACGAGATGTAACTTGTCGAGGAGACTGAGACGTAAAGCTTTCCACTGtttagaacaaaacaaattagagCTTCGTTAACCGAGTTTAAATCACAGAAAAATGTTCGAGAGTCTTTATatatgcatatgacgtcatttcaaTAAGAAACTCTCGCCAATGTCAAAAAGAAATTTTTCATTGGCCattcctgtgcgccgcgcgttcaaatctgtgcgttttgaaTGTTTTATCATCGGTTTATCTCTAATATGGTGGCTGGATGTCGTCAAtgtcaggccgtgtccgaaacggcgacttcggctagagCTGCGGCTAGGATCAGCGCGGCTGACTATTCGCCAACTGGCAGACGCCTAGCCATAGTCGTAGTCGCCTAACAATGGAtgttatgcattgacgtcatcacgacgtcataaaagtaaaactatgatgaaacaatggaaacgcaCACCTATGTACGTTTGCGCAGGATGGGTCAATGAGCACCCTTCTTTGACTTGTAGCCATCTTGTAGCCATCGTAGCCTACTGATGACGTCAAATGGCGTCATTTGCATGATGCCCGCGTGCAGCATGTGCAGCACACAAGTGCGCATTACTATGACGTATAAGTTATTTTTGTGTACTGCGTTGTGTCACATGACACCAAAGAAATGCAGGTCAATTAAGCTTTGTGACgtcataaaaatacattattatcACCATAGGcctatcaaataaaaaacaaaacaacccaacacaaaacaaaacaaaaaagcaaaacagaCAGCGACTGTATGTGAGAGGCAGAGACACTGAAGCCAGCTCGTGAACAAGTAGCTTTTACAGATTGTTCTGTAAATTCAAGATTCGGCGGTTCAGAACGTgagtttttctttccttttcttcAACTTTTATCAAAGTTTTTGATAATCAAATATTGCTAACCCAATAATGTCCTATTTAAATAATATGGGTTAACCATACTATAGTTGCTTTTTCTCTATAATACTACCACGCGAAAATACAAGTcttgaaattgaaaacaaagTAACCAACAATTAGGCTTAAGTCTGGGTTCTCCCCTTAATAACTCTCCATGCCACGCAATAGTTGCTTCCGATGCCAAACCACTTTTTTGGATCTAGtaaacttaaaatattattagatGTTCCTAGTTCACTAGTAATTGCataaaaatgttcaaaaattACCTGACAAATATTCCTTGATCCGACCATCTTGGTCTTGTACTTGAAGCCGCAAAGCTCACATCGAGACAACCCACTCTCCGCCAGCCATGTCGCAAGACATCGGTGGTGTGTGTACTTCACCGTCCCAGAACAGACACAAGGGCTTATCAGGGGTTCCAGGCGCCTCCCTGCGTGGCAAATACGGCAGATGTCGCCATTCGGAAGGCTAAGCATCGAGTCACTGACGACACTGTTTAGTCTCAGAAGTTGGGGTGCAGTGGAAGGGTGTGGCGTGGAGTCATTTGACAAGCTGGCATCATCTCTACGTGAAGTATTGGGTTGGGAGTGTTGTGCTTGGGTGTGGTTATTTGGTGGGTGGGGTAGGACGGCTGGTAGGGACTGGCTGGCTTCCAGAGGGGTGCGTGGACGGACGGCTTTCGCCCCTTGGAATGGGGCGAATAAGACCTCCCGTGAGTCACTCTCGACAGAATCAGAACCGGTCTCATCACAGCACATGCAGCGAGTAACTCCAGTCAGCGAGGAGCTTCGGTACCCCATCAAGTCATCCAGACTGCCACCATAGAACCGAGATGcgttttcagaaccaccttcTGGTTGAGCATTACTTGAAGAAGAAAGTTTGTGGGAAGTAACGTCATCGAGTTGTGGACACCCACTCTCACCATCAACTCCAACCTCAAACGAAGAACCTGACTTCTTAGCCGGTGTAACTTCTTGGCAAGTAGTCGGGCTACTCGAAGACGTTTGATGGTCATCGTTAATGATACCGGAGGACTGGTCCTCCATTTTCAGGAGAAGTTGTCCCGACATTCACAGTGTCAAACTTTGCTCTCAACTTGAACTCCGTGTCGACTCTTCACAGTTTCGACAACACGTCGCAGACCCAACCGACAGATCACCCGTTAATCACAGATGAATACACTAAAAATCTCAAAAGAAGTTTCGGTGATTTTAAGTCgtaatatttttcattttagtaTTTCCTGGTGATTCCGTGCATTTTGCTGCTCAGAACGCTTTTACAAACCGCGTAGGGCCGAGCTAGCAGCGCATGCATAATTTTTACGCGCAGCGCTTGGACGAAACGCGTGCTGTATCTGAAAACTCAACCGTACCCGAACCTCAAATCTATGAATCGTTTTAATGGACATTTTCTGCCCCAAAACTTGTCAGTAGTTTTCAATAGTTATATACAAActctaaaatgtgcacttattCACAAGAGATATATCTTTGAATAATTACGTAAGAGCCTGACAATCCACTAAACACTTACAGGAAAGTTGCATTAACCcttgcacaaaaaaaacaccacacgaAGTATTTTCAATGTTGTGATACAAACAACGCTTGGctccatttcataaagctgttaaaggaAAAGTactttggtaataactcaaaacaaatattaacttaacaacttacttggtcgagacttggagagctgttgataatataaaacattgtgggaaacgactccctctgaagtaacgtagtttttgagaaagaggtaatttctccctaaaataatgaaagacttctattcctatctgaaagcacacaaattcgtccaacaagggtgttttttttcttttatcattttctcgcaacttcgatgaccaattgagcccaaattttcacatattttatgcttatgatggtatacaccaagtgggaacactggtctttgacaattaccaaacgaacagtgcagaaaatactgctggtccaaatttctttgctataggcaaaaattgagtgggacacATTCACAACAAGTAAACTAATAACGTAATTTTGTCTGGTATCcgtttctgtttagcaatatGTGTTTGTGGTTAGTAAGGTTTTTGCTGACATGCTTCACCGTTTCCTAACACGTTTCTGTGAAGTAATATTACGAACTCCTGTATACAGGATACAGTTATTGTGTCAACAGTAAATTTTGACGTTATtttcattaattaatttatttcactCACTGCTTCTTTAACTTTAATAAGATTATTCCAACACCACATTGTGGTAAAATGACATTAgtcaccataaaaaaaaataaaagatttaAACAGAAAAGCAATGACTTTCGAAAAACATGCACACGCACAAAAACCATTGCCTCTTCGTGGTGAGGTTTAGTTCGTTGATAAAATAATGCTcaattttgataataatttgCCATTTCAAAGATTCCTTCATTAAATTCCTCGTCTTCCacatttgtaaattattatGATATTAATAACATAAAGAAAATATTAGACAATTAAATATTCTCACACCACAACGTAGTAAAACAACAAAGTTCACTAATATTTGCAACAATGAAACTTTTGACTGGCTAGGCATTCCTTTTGACTTAGATGCATAACCTGTCTCCTAAGCATAATTGTCggctgtgcttagctaattttatTGCTTATAAGCATGAAGTTTCGACCTACTGGCTTTTTACTGCCCTACTCAACAAACCCCTATGCTAACACAACGTAATGTTCACACTGCCACGAGTTTATTACCTTTCTATTTATTACCTATCATGTAAATATACATCAAAAATCAACTATAAGTGAATGCTTGCATGTTTGTCTGAAACGGGGTCAGTATATACACACTTGTTTTTCCTCCCAGATGGCAATTGTCCACGACatatttatgaatattctatataaaaaaaaaatcgttagACATTAATTATAGTTTACTCTTCGCCAAAAGGCCGGGAACATTGATTGGGGTAAGTAAATACAATAATAGCCTATACTGCGATTGGACAAGTCTTGTCAATTGAACGAAACACCACAGGGCCAAATTTATAAAGCTGATAAGCAGACAATGCTGCTGAGCAaatatctttgctaagcaagaatttaGTTGGATACATGGGccatatttcatagagctgctaagcatgaaatgtttaaaacagaattaccaaacaaattattttttttttttaaactggtattcagctgttgtttgcttatcctgaaaatcacgtggaaatttggttgataatcttTTTTTATCAgaggaaaaaatttcatgcaaagtaaatttttgtgcttagcagctctatggaagtGAGCTGAGGTCCATCAATAATTTCTTGTACAATACTATGGTGTTCTGGATGTTGAGCTAAGTCTATGTGCTTACACAGGCggcatgaaagtgggcccaatTCTTGTCATTGTTTCAAAGagttgctttaaagggaaggtagacgtttattactcaaaacaaatattcatttaaaaactgacttagtaacgagcattggagagctgatgatagtataaaacattgtgggaaacgactccctccgaaagttttgagaaagaggtaatttctcactaaaaaaataaaagacttctagctagaagtcttttattcatatatgaaagctcacaaattcgtccaacaagttttttttttcttttatcattttctcgcagctccgatgaccaattgagctcaaactttcacaggcttgttattttctgcttatgatgggatacaccaagtgaggacactggtctttgacaatattaccaaacgtgtccccTCCCTTTAATAGAAAAAGTAGGCAGACACAATTACTTGTTTCATATAAtaccataataaggttaccagctaaaatataGCAATTCACATGTACCTTCCGTGGTGGGTATCctgctttttcttcttttttttctcctttttttatttcttatcttgttatattattttttaaggcTTAGCAGGAGATTTTGCAAGCAATATAATTTTTTCTCGAgcaatctatgaaattgggcccttacattttattttattttattgacattGGGTTACATTACACACACGTTCATCGGTTTCATATTACCGGAAGGATCAAATACAGTGGGTGCATGTATAAACAAAAGGACCTTTATTAAAACCCAAAGACATGCTTTTGCTTACAATGATCCTTTTTTAAGCCGTCACCTACTggtatcattaaaaaaaaccagataAACCTACGTAATTTGAGTAATCTGTCAAttctgtccagtgcctttaaacattaattttactGTTTGTTGgtactcttcttttttttacatgggTACAGCATACTGAAATGTTTGTGACCTATTATAAGATTAAATTAAATCTATAACTCATTTTTACAATGAGTTGTTGCATGatacaaactaaaaacaaaaatgcttaaacGTACGTATCTACAAAATGATACACAAGGcacttaaacaaacaaaaacattttaagtcgGGTTTTTGAATCCTGTGAATAATGAGACCGTTTTATGTAGCACTTTCAAATGGAttgcaaggtgctgtggcgcattcagttaataataataataataataagacttgtaatgcgcacatatccaccctgctcgGTGTTCAGTTGACACTGTCAGAAACACCGGGACAAACCCTTCTCTTTACGTTAAGTTCGATGTGCTATTTTACGTTCATTAtgcaacacacgggacctaccgCTTTACGTCCCagccgaaggacgcagcaataatagTTTAAGTGTCTTGCGTTAAGTTCGATGTGCTATTTTACGTTCATTACACAACATACGGGACCTACCGCTTTACGTCCAATcagaaggacgcagcaataattgttttagtgtCTCGCGTTAAGTTCGATGTGCTATTTTACGTTCATTTTggaacacacgggacctactgctttaagtcccatccgaaggacgcagcaacaatagtgtcttgcttagggactcaaacacacactctgctgatcaaaaacaccaaagcttgagagTCCGCCAGTGTTTTTATGATTACGAACGTTCCTGAAGAGGAGTTCAgtttcaaaacttaaaaaaatgaatTCTGCCTACCtttaatgacaacaatttaCCTGCTTGATTTACGTGAGTGATTTCTCATCCTAACAAAAACGCACCCTTTCCGGGATCTCTGAAAATCTACAGAGAAGAATGGCTTTGAAAACCGAGCGAAACTGCGGATGTTTTGCCGCGTAAATGATAGGATTCACACAACTATTACAGGCAAGTATAGTGGCCCCAACGGGATAAAGTCTCCGTCCGTGCTGCTGAAGAACGAGGCTCAACCCGAAGGGGGTGATGCATAAAGTGAAGACACACACCACGAAGAAGAGGTTTTTAGTCACGTCGATTTGGAGTTTGTTCTGGTGCCTCCTTTCCCGACGGGCAGCGGGAGCGGCATTGGACTCAGTCGGGCGGTCGGTCTCAATCCGTCGGCTTGCTTGGGGAGCCACTGATGCGGTAGGCCCGTCCTCCATGTGCCCGACCGCACGGGCGTGCTTCCGAACATGGCGGAAAACACACACATAGCTCCACAGAATGGCACTGAATTGAGCCACCATCGCTGTGAAGAAGAACACCAAGTAGTAACCCGGGTTCGATTGTGAGATTATCCAGGTGCAGACGAAGAACTCCGGGTCGAACCCGAGTTTGATGAAGCCGGTACCTGCAGCGGTCAGGAGAACGCTTAGGGGGAACAACCACGAGAAGGCTATTGCTATAGCCGTCCGTCGGGACGTGAAGATTTTACGGTAGACGGTAATTGGCTTTGTAATCAGAATGTACCGGTTCAACGCGACGCACGTCAGGCAGTTGATGCTGACCGTTAAGCAGGTCAGAACTACGATGGCCGATCCGACGCAGATGGGGTCTGGCAACGGCCACTCACCCCTTAGGAGACTCAAGACTATCAGAGGCAGATCCAGACTAGTCAGGAAATCAGCTACGCTGAGGttgagaacgaagtaatttgtGGTGTGACGTAGCTTGCGTGACAACAACACAGCTAGGATAATGAGTGCGTTACCGGTCACGCCAAGTATAGCCGTTGTACCGGTGATGGCGGCTAGAATCTGCCGTTCCGCGTAACTGTagtatacatctgtcgctggcACTGTCACGTAGGGTGGGTTGAACTGGTCACTGGAATTCGCATCCATTATTATGTATCTTTTGAATCTTTTGTAATTGTAACAGTTGACCTCAAAATATAGAGGTTTGAGTTCTCAAGTTTCAAGTGGTTCAGTTACGTCAGCGATGACTTTTTGAAGTTTCTGCAGCAGATTTCACGATACGCTAGGGTTAaccctatctcgagttaggacgagtagctcatcctaacttaggatgggtccATTGCGTCCTAaacgtctatggttacggaacttagatcgtcctaagtcccaagatttatcctaagttaggaagagtttggtgaaatcaacggctggatAGGTAAACCAAAACGGCGACTGGATGGCACCGAAACAAAAACCTCactaaagtaggatttgaaacttctcACGGTGGAAGTATAGTTAGGTGAggtgtgcggtaacaccatgtgtaaatctctttaacttgtttttgaaaagaaccggtggttgataacccaacgtttcgatcagtatgccctgatcgtcttcaggaagAAGCTGGACTATGTTTTGgatgtgttggttctgaaatgaGCCCGTGGTTGATAacccaacgtttcgatcagtatgctctgaccgtcttcaaGAGAAAGCTAGTCTTTGTTGCTGGATGTGTTGTTTCCTGGtcgacaactcaacgtttcgatcaatgtgctctgattgtcttcaggagaatgctggactctgttgctggatgtgttggttctgaaaagaacccgtGGTTGATAACTAGACTCAGATATGCTCCGATCGTCTTCGGGAGAATGCTGAACTCTATTGCTAGATTCTGCTTCTCAATGCAAATGCGTGGAAACTTCGGGATCTGAGATAATTACAGACCTAGGTCCATGACAGCTTGTCAGAGAATGAGTAACACCACCTCTTCAAAGCAGTTTATAATGTTCCTCTATTTACATCCAGTTGATAGAATCAGACCCGCACAACATGTCAATTTAAGGATATAACATATCCACGCTCTTCTCTGTATGCCAAAAGTCAATGTGCACAACCGATCCTCCTGTTTGAATATGATGTAATTATAAGGTTGTTCATCGATCCATCAAACAACAAAACTCAATAATATTACTCTGATAGTCTGAATAAGTAATAAAGTAAtgattctttctcgaaatttgTATGCTTTAGAGACCCTTATTAAATGCATAATTGAACTGACCAGCCCCGTAATAAATGCTTCAAGTTCTCTAGGTGGTTTGTGTGAAGAGATTTTCATTGCAGGTGGAACTTCACTTCGCTTTTTATATGCTGAATGATATTAATGTTCTCCAAAATGTAGCTTGGTTGTGaatagactggttccctgttttgataaaaacacacaCTGGTCTTACATGACCAAttatatcattggataaacgtgcagtgacgtaagttTTGATTtctgcgttgtgattggtcagctgcgaagtgacgtagtttgtcAGTTACATCAGCACCTTTCGATCGTCTGCAGCATAGTGTGCATGTATAGTAAAATGTAATGTATGTATGCGTGTGAATGGATGTAAGGTCAAGGTCCATTTGTCAGAATCCTGCCAGGTGCTCAAGGCCGGTATCTGCCGTTGAACGCGAAcctggaagtgtgacgtcagatgttcaggctagattGTGTCAATCTTGCGGCAGATTGGGGCGTGCAGGGAGTGTTATTGAGGAAAGTGTTTGTCAAATATTTGCACACTTAGAAATAAGTGTTAAAGgtggggtcatagattggttatTGTCAACGTTCTGATGAtttgtaagtaatattttataaagAGAAATAGTCTACAACATCAACAGCTGCAGCACTTTAAACAGAGTAATTTGTTTTATGGTCAATACCTTTTTGCGTATTTAGCATTGACTCAATGACTTTACCTTTAAAGCAGTTCCGTTTTGAATTCGTGAAGTACTTGCTTTACTTACAATCTAGCAGCAATtaaatttgaatgtgaacaTAAGTTAATGCCAGAGCTATTAATGGTTCAATCACTAGACGAGCCCGGTTGTTTTAGCAGCAAAGATATGTGTTTATGAAGTTAATAAGCtggacttaaaaataaaaataaaaaacaaaaagaaacacgCGCCCACAAACTGCGCCCTCAACGACTAGACTACTGCTTAATGTCAAGAGATGGCGCTACAGTTTCTCTTTGGGAAGTCCAAATGTGTATGCAAAATAATGAATATCTAAGAAAACAGCCTTTGATTAGATGCTCTTCGCAATAGcgcagcgccctctgttgataaaTAACATAGTGGCCAggcccattttttaaagggatgctTTCTATTCAGCTAAACAGAGAGAGCATCCCTTCATAACAAGGTCGTAGCCATTCCATTGCTTGTAATTTAACAACATTGAATGACTACAATTTGTCCGGTCTTTATGCCTTTCCATAACcctttgctcctctttttgctATAAATGGATAGCTTTTATAATGTGCGTGTTAATGCCTCTGCCGAATGTCCGGTGTGTTGCAGGAGCCTGGAATTCGACTCACGCTCCGTCCTCATCTGAAATCCTgagcgcgtatacgcaaagcacgcccAATTtccaaaacaaccgcggggccaagctaacctgagtcgaatccaaagccgaagccttggtttggaaaagggcctatgtcccccaatggcaaactgtgtacaaaccacactgatagcgccctcttttgaatcctcctccttcagcccatgcTAATTTCCCATAATTTTATGAAGGAAAGAATCTCCGGCAGATATAATTATAGGACACCGgtttggattaaaaaaaaaagggccatCTTACCTAGTGATGATCACTgttaaattttgaaaactttgcGCTCAATTCGGAATAAgcattggtaattatcaaagaccttcacagttggtgtatctcataatatgcataaaataacaaactgtgaaaatttgagctcaatcggtcgtcaaagttgtgagacaTTAATgccaaaaaacacccttgtcacaccatgatCACACGAAgtaatgtgctttcagatgcttgatttcgagaccccacattctaaatctgaggtctcgaaatcaaattcgttgaaaattacttctttctcgaaaactacgtctattcagagggagccgtttctcacatcgtttatactatcaacctctccacattactcgttaccaagtaaggttttatgctaataattattttgagtaattacccatagtgtccactgcctttaagccatagTTGTGACGTTATTATACAAGTCATATATTTAA contains these protein-coding regions:
- the LOC117305784 gene encoding trace amine-associated receptor 9-like, with amino-acid sequence MDANSSDQFNPPYVTVPATDVYYSYAERQILAAITGTTAILGVTGNALIILAVLLSRKLRHTTNYFVLNLSVADFLTSLDLPLIVLSLLRGEWPLPDPICVGSAIVVLTCLTVSINCLTCVALNRYILITKPITVYRKIFTSRRTAIAIAFSWLFPLSVLLTAAGTGFIKLGFDPEFFVCTWIISQSNPGYYLVFFFTAMVAQFSAILWSYVCVFRHVRKHARAVGHMEDGPTASVAPQASRRIETDRPTESNAAPAARRERRHQNKLQIDVTKNLFFVVCVFTLCITPFGLSLVLQQHGRRLYPVGATILACNSCVNPIIYAAKHPQFRSVFKAILLCRFSEIPERVRFC